In Plasmodium reichenowi strain SY57 chromosome 5, whole genome shotgun sequence, the following proteins share a genomic window:
- a CDS encoding 40S ribosomal protein S9, putative translates to MPKSYRNYSKTARNPKRPFEKERLDQELKLIGEYGLKNKREIWRVQYLLAKIRSAARYLLTLDEKSSKRIFQGEALLRRMVRQGLLGENEEKLDYVLGLTLPKLLERRLQTKVFKLGLAKSVHHARVLIRQRHIRVGKQMVDIPSFLVRVDSEKHIDFATTSPFGGARPGRVKRKSLKKQKEKTEAEAE, encoded by the exons atgcCAAAAAGTTACAGGAATTATTCTAAAACAGCAAGGAATCCAAAACGTCCATTTGAAAAG GAACGTTTAGATCAGgaattaaaattaatagGTGAATATGgattaaaaaataaaagagaAATATGGAG AGTTCAATATTTATTAGCCAAAATAAGATCAGCTGCAAGGTACCTATTAACCTTAGATGAAAAGAGCTCTAAAAGAATATTTCAAGGAGAAGCTTTATTAAGAAGAATGGTTCGTCAAGGTTTGTTAGgagaaaatgaagaaaagTTAGATTACGTTTTAGGTTTAACTTTGCCAAAATTATTAGAAAGGAGATTACAAACTAAAGTTTTTAAACTTGGATTAGCAAAATCTGTACATCATGCAAGAGTACTAATAAGACAAAGACATATAAGAGTTGGTAAACAAATGGTTGATATTCCATCATTCTTAGTTCGTGTTGATTCAGAAAAACACATCGATTTTGCTACTACCTCACCTTTTGGTGGTGCAAGACCAGGAAGAGTAAAGAGAAAGTCTttgaaaaaacaaaaagaaaaaaccGAAGCCGAAGcagaataa
- a CDS encoding hypothetical protein (conserved Plasmodium protein, unknown function), which yields MKEQNELEKEKEGKNKNTFSNVNIKVEAYGEGDYRLLRYLPDGSCVFEEIPNEEDKNQKNLQQYAQLFYSVMDKMNQAKVIDENLKNNKEWNKAEEYRILVENDLKELMILFDMLLGTLNYDKGRKFLSFNKCQYNKDSEENKQDLYIAVTSRKELLEKLRDLCEKTKIQIDSINGIIGQKYYLCFINQLIKHWKILNKKYSEMDYMQFDNNFPYVTQLSVEFFFLPSIFWKFSSNPIFLSWPPFPSFSPFKSQYAHITFSLNYLEEEGDMQNIIKNLSKKEENYMSELNYDKELDNSSVKENCEHNDMVDENMKGKNSFLMDSVDNNFDQNSCKNVDDLSKQMYTNNNQKNYKIYYPNIKEDEIKIFNLLDNTSNIKVQFEGIASHFIENNYMLQLDLFPLNAKLNNKLEYSEKVLQKKKIIMEKMFPQIVIPKNIIFDQAKKVHETLSKAQWVLIDKSIFSILAEQANNLKDKNNDLTINLDNIPDVHKKIKIHCTQINHQSIEFLIHDIKIPSLSNKYIPVDFSLVISYESVDIPNIKDDKSSIYEDQNTPLGHKKDIDNQYTYNTTKMSKSDNVDNTENIKSSENIKNTQIPITIKNNTCDDIVYEKDKAISIDYELIQIFLNLSLSKIRDLFICSWKYFSFELPYYSADIHPLIYQNNFSDYRSNPLITNFFSWFLSSMIKYLRVKEKFIGP from the coding sequence ATGAAAGAACAGAACGAATTggaaaaggaaaaagaaggaaaaaataaaaataccTTTTCTAACgttaatataaaagttGAAGCATATGGAGAAGGTGATTATAGATTGTTAAGGTATTTACCTGATGGCTCATGTGTCTTTGAAGAAATACCGAATGAAGAAGACAAAAACCAAAAGAATTTACAACAATATGCTCAGTTGTTTTATTCAGTAATGGATAAGATGAATCAAGCAAAAGTTATTGATgagaatttaaaaaataataaagaatgGAATAAAGCGGAAGAATATCGAATTTTAGTAGAAAATgatttaaaagaattaatgatattatttGATATGTTATTAGGTACACTTAATTATGACAAGGGTAGAAAATTTTTATCCTTTAATAAATGtcaatataataaagattcagaagaaaataaacaagatttatatatagcTGTTACAAGTAGAAAAGAACTTCTAGAGAAGTTAAGAGATTTATGtgaaaaaacaaaaatacAAATTGATTCAATTAATGGAATTATAGgacaaaaatattatctGTGTTTTATAAATCAGTTAATTAAACATTGGAAAATattgaataaaaaatattcagAAATGGATTATATGCAatttgataataattttccTTATGTAACACAATTATCTGTAgaattcttttttcttccaTCAATATTTTGGAAATTTTCATCCAACcctatatttttatcttgGCCTCCTTTTCCATCCTTTTCACCTTTTAAATCACAATATGCTCATATAACATTTTCATTAAACTATTTAGAAGAAGAAGGAGATATGCAAAATATAATCAAAAACCtttcaaaaaaagaagagaATTATATGTCAGAATTGAATTATGATAAAGAACTAGACAATTCTAGTGTTAAGGAAAATTGTGAGCATAATGATATGGttgatgaaaatatgaagGGAAAGAATTCTTTTCTGATGGATTCAgttgataataattttgatcAAAATAGTTGTAAAAATGTAGATGATTTAAGTAAACAAATGTATACGAATAATAATCAgaagaattataaaatttattatccCAACATTAAAGAAGacgaaataaaaatatttaatttattagaTAATACAAGTAATATTAAAGTTCAATTTGAAGGAATAGCTTCTCATTTcatagaaaataattatatgttacAATTAGATTTGTTCCCTCTTAATGctaaattaaataataaactTGAATATAGTGAAAAGgtattacaaaaaaaaaaaataataatggaAAAAATGTTTCCACAAATAGTAATTCCAAAGAATATCATTTTTGATCAAGCTAAAAAAGTTCATGAAACGTTATCTAAAGCACAATGGGTTTTAATAGATAAATCcattttttctattttagCTGAACAAGCTAATAATTTAAAGGACAAAAATAATGACTTAACAATCAATTTGGATAATATACCAGAtgtacataaaaaaattaaaattcATTGTACACAAATAAATCATCAATCAATTGAATTCTTAATTCATGATATCAAAATCCCATCATTGTcgaataaatatattccaGTAGATTTCTCTTTAGTAATTTCATATGAATCTGTAGATATTCCAAACATCAAAGATGATAAAAGTAGTATATACGAAGATCAAAATACTCCTTTGGGGCATAAGAAAGATATTGATAATCAATATACTTATAATACAACTAAAATGAGTAAATCTGACAATGTAGACAATACCGAAAATATCAAAAGTTcagaaaatataaaaaacacGCAAATTCCAATAactataaaaaataatacatgtGATGATATCGtatatgaaaaagataaagCTATTTCTATAGATTATGaattaatacaaatatttttaaatttatcaCTATCCAAAATAAGagatttatttatttgttcatggaaatatttttctttcgAATTACCATATTATTCAGCAGACATACATCCATTAatttatcaaaataatttttctgATTATCGTTCAAATCCATTGATTACAAATTTCTTTTCGTGGTTTTTATCATCAATgattaaatatttaagagtgaaagaaaaatttataggaccttaa
- a CDS encoding hypothetical protein (conserved Plasmodium protein, unknown function), whose product MYIFPLNNLSVVFVFFICVCISFYNIRIVKGLIQYKKTKISNINYGKSNTFSINKNGGGRVKYSVERRLFFLNKKKIKKNKDNKKDNEGENNSFNDNDNKNKYIWEKKIMEILPINNEMFEYYNNKCKHKYNYTNNDIIEKKSLINNLILPYRKKENFINIFLTHMDKCVLLGTLIHMKNYLYDNVSYDYSQHVRKENKNNNMEKQITKNKNNNNNNNNNHNNYHNNHNNYRNNNHNNNHNNNHNNYHNNNHNNYHNNNHNEQHHNDTLNNNNVGNYKAHTLYDKIKNLKDDLKKNNQHMSDSLKVEKYINQQLIKLTQEIIKMRNEKKNEELKGNPNIEWTFFINEKKNPLNCFVYMDVPIGTVMLKPKKVEDKNFLISINALNNIKRNNQEILKNIYFKKFHITFDHIYQNCNLITLIVNKLLDQEYIIKSCTMFSLLSISYFLKDSFYQSFLYLLSSKIIWNPLLYNVWCNIYHTTLPLKLFMIKQTFSYTNVVFNYIVQSIRHKLINLETFLLNSSLKSKIQLHQKEHNTYDNHNFKIATDEIYPDPNDQEEFQYI is encoded by the coding sequence atgtatatttttcccCTGAATAACCTTTCTGTTgtgtttgtttttttcatttgtgTTTGTATATCCTTTTACAACATTCGTATAGTTAAAGGATTAATACAATATAAGAAAACGAAAATAtctaatattaattatggGAAAAGTAATACATTtagtataaataaaaatggtGGGGGGAGAGTAAAATACTCGGTTGAACGTAgattattctttttaaataaaaaaaaaataaaaaaaaataaagacaataaaaaagataatgaaggtgaaaataatagtttcaatgataatgataacaaaaacaaatatatttgggaaaaaaaaattatggaAATTCTTCCaattaataatgaaatgtttgaatattataacaacaaatgtaaacataaatataattatactaataatgatattatagAAAAGAAGTCGCTTATAAACAATTTAATACTTCCTTATaggaaaaaagaaaattttataaatatattcttaacACATATGGATAAGTGTGTTTTGTTGGGTACGTTAATTCATATGAAAAACTACTTATATGATAATGTGTCTTATGATTATTCTCAGCATGttagaaaagaaaataaaaacaataatatggaaaaacaaataacaaaaaacaaaaataataataataataataataataatcataataattatcataataatcataataattatcgtaataataatcataataataatcataataataatcataataattatcataataataatcataataattatcataataataatcataatgaACAACATCATAACGATACactaaataataataatgttgGAAATTATAAAGCACATACcttatatgataaaataaaaaacttAAAAGATgatttgaaaaaaaataatcaacACATGTCTGATTCACTTAAAgtagaaaaatatatcaatcAACAACTTATCAAATTAACTcaagaaattataaaaatgagaaacgaaaaaaagaatgaagaattaaaaGGAAATCCAAATATTGAATGgactttttttattaatgaaaaaaaaaacccTTTAAATTGTTTTGTTTACATGGACGTACCTATTGGAACTGTTATGTTAAAACCCAAAAAAGTCgaagataaaaattttttaatttctaTAAATGctttgaataatataaaaagaaataatcaagaaatattaaaaaatatctattttaaaaaattccATATTACTTTTgatcatatatatcaaaattgtaatttaataacacttattgtaaataaattattagatcaggaatatataattaaatcATGTACTATGTTTTCTCTTTTATCAatatcttattttttaaaagatagTTTTTATCAGtcttttctttatttattaagtAGTAAAATTATCTGGAATCccttattatataatgtctggtgtaatatatatcatacCACATTAccattaaaattatttatgaTCAAACAAACATTTTCCTACACAAATGTTGTATTCAATTATATTGTACAATCCATACGACATAAGTTAATAAATCTAGaaacatttttattgaACTCTTCTCTAAAATCTAAAATTCAATTACACCAAAAAGAACATAATACTTATGATAatcataattttaaaattgCTACAGATGAAATATACCCTGATCCGAATGATCAAGAGGAGtttcaatatatatga
- a CDS encoding protein phosphatase, putative encodes MSLLTSYRDKNNNETMIAERSVNNVSESEKVNNIKEMNNVNDMNNINNGEKIIEYNSINDLKYCKSIIDIVNYIVTIGIWEMYTYEWVFNRKTFLYYHTLLEKYYFYDKNNNLTLFNEKSFFLYVCTFENNEFVSDFFFQRNKKKKELKLTSYTKTMQGRRKKQEDRYLVITDLTKYIDSNDYKTLYFYKKNPLYFYSIFDGHRGIKACEYCMNHIIKNIIYYFYNQDMEDDQPSTTINKLSSNDISISPDKRRKFDNVKNEDIALGNTRININNINNINDVCNINNNINKCNENLNDLHTEGDNTNDNNYCMNNKTEEERKENLFINTTSKNDYFLKNISSVNHISSNNILNNIHSNKKDIENNTPIKNKDKRLIDSSYLNTISDDVEYRKKRKVEEMHIIKQNINNEEQIQKDKMNEINYTNLNNKNEYINFNISEECSNNINHAHNNKKNNISDKSNSYEKLKFLDELTDEQIMEYIKLAFLKTDEQFLKASKFPNHGCTIISLIIFRNKMFIANLGDCRAIGVVNINNTLKTEVLSNDHKPNDPKEKERIKKMGGDVICLQNVYRVKANARKNNKDKPSLLERLSMKEEVYLAVSRAIGDKDFKFNNVISATPDVICKEIYSEKCNDKKEEKEITKRTNVIEKSDIDENYFKETDNLYYSAHEMNYHYVVMACDGVWDTMSNK; translated from the exons atgAGTTTATTAACCAGTTATAGagataagaataataatgaaacCATGATAGCAGAAAGGAGTGTTAATAATGTGAGTGAATCTGAGAAagttaataatataaaagaaatgaataatgtgaatgatatgaataatattaataatggAGAGAAAATAATTGAATATAATAGTATAAATGATCTAAAATATTGTAAAAGTATTATAGACATTGTAAATTATATTGTAACTATTGGTATATGGGAAATGTATACATACGAATGGGTATTTAATAGAAAGAcgtttttatattatcatacATTATTAgagaaatattatttttatgacaaaaataataatttgactttatttaatgagaagtctttttttttatatgtatgcacatttgaaaataatgaatttgtatctgattttttttttcaaaggaataaaaaaaaaaaagaattaaaattaaCAAGTTATACAAAAACTATGCAAGgtagaagaaaaaaacaagaaGATCGTTACCTTGTTATAACTGATCTTActaaatatattgattcaaatgattataaaactttatatttttataaaaaaaatccATTATACTTTTATTCTATATTTGATGGCCATAGAGGAATAAAAGCTTGTGAATATTGTATGAATCacattataaaaaatattatttattatttttataatcaaGATATGGAAGATGATCAACCTTCTACTactattaataaattaagtTCGAATGATATTAGTATATCACCTgataaaagaagaaaatttGATAATGTAAAGAATGAGGACATAGCATTAGGTAATACaagaattaatataaataatataaataatataaatgatgtgtgtaatataaataataatataaacaaatgtaatgaaaatttaaatgattTACATACTGAAGGTgataatacaaatgataataattattgCATGAACAATAAAACAGAAGaagaaagaaaagaaaatttatttattaatacaacatctaaaaatgattatttcttaaaaaatatttcttctgttaatcatatatcaagtaacaatattttaaataatattcatagcaataaaaaagatattgaaaataacacaccaataaaaaataaagataaaagATTAATTGATAGTTCGTATTTAAATACTATTAGTGATGATGTAGAATATAggaagaaaagaaaagttGAGGAAATGCATATTATTAAgcaaaatataaataatgaggaacaaatacaaaaagataaaatgaatgaaataaattatacaaatttAAACAATAAGAAcgaatatattaattttaatatatcgGAAGAATGTTCCAATAATATAAACCACGctcataataataagaaaaataatatatctgATAAATCCAATTcttatgaaaaattaaaatttctAGACGAATTAACAGATGAACAAATAatggaatatataaaactCGCCTTTTTAAAAACTGATGAACAATTTTTAAAAGCATCAAAATTTCCTAACCATGGCTGTACtattatttcattaattatttttagaaataaaatgtttataGCTAACTTGGGAGATTGTAGAGCCATAGGGGttgttaatataaataacactttg AAAACGGAAGTGTTGTCAAATGATCATAAGCCCAATGATCCTAAAGAGAAGGAGAGGATCAAAAAAATGGGAGGAGATGTCATATGCTTACAAAATGTTTATCGTGTTAAGGCAAATGCTAGAAAG AATAATAAAGACAAGCCTAGTTTACTTGAGAGGCTTTCCATGAAGGAGGAAGTATATCTTGCAG tttCCAGAGCTATTGGTGACAAAGActttaaatttaataatgtCATTTCAGCTACTCCTGATGTTATATGTAAAGAAATATACAGTGAAAAATGTAATGACAAGAAAGAAGAAAAGGAAATTACAAAACGTACTAATGTTATTGAAAAAAGCGATATTgatgaaaattattttaagGAGACtgataatttatattattcagCTCACGAAATGAATTATCATTATGTTGTTATGGCATGTGATGGAGTATGGGATACCATGTCTAATAAG
- a CDS encoding U6 snRNA-associated Sm-like protein LSm2, putative — protein MLFFTFFQQLAEKNHHVTVELKNDLQISGVLHSVDQYLNIKLTNVSVNNPEKYPHLLSIKSCFVRGSVVRYVFLPSNEIDVQKLHHMCRQEAKMVAEKEKEKK, from the exons ATG cttttttttacattttttcaACAACTAGCTGAGAAAAATCATCATGTTACCGTcgaattaaaaaatgatttacAAATATCAGGAGTCTTGCATTCAGTTGAtcaatatttaaatataaaattaacGAATGTGTCAGTAAATAATCCAGAGAAATATCCTCATTTG TTATCGATAAAATCATGTTTTGTTAGAGGATCTGTAGTTAGATATGTTTTCTTACCTTCAAATGAGATTGATGTTCAAAAGTTACATCATATGTGCAGACAAGAAGCAAAAATGGTAGCCgagaaagaaaaagaaaagaaataa